In Thauera sp. JM12B12, one DNA window encodes the following:
- the urtE gene encoding urea ABC transporter ATP-binding subunit UrtE: MLKVSNLVVNYGQSEALHGISFAAERNEAVAIMGRNGMGKTTLFKSLMGVLPLKSGSVEVDGQEVGKDESFRRVAKGIAYVPQGRMIFPTLTVEENIHTGLENAKVKKVPDEIYALFPVLWDMRRRKGGNLSGGQQQQLAIARALVTDPKVLLLDEPTEGIQPSIIKDIAKALNEIRKIRKITIVVSEQVLSFAMDVADRLFVIEGGRLVHESARADTDEAHIKQFLSV; encoded by the coding sequence ATGCTCAAGGTATCCAACCTCGTCGTGAACTACGGCCAGAGCGAGGCGCTGCACGGCATCTCGTTCGCCGCCGAACGCAATGAAGCCGTCGCCATCATGGGCCGCAACGGCATGGGCAAGACCACGCTGTTCAAGTCGCTGATGGGCGTGCTGCCGCTCAAGTCCGGCAGCGTCGAGGTCGACGGCCAGGAAGTCGGCAAGGACGAGAGCTTTCGCCGCGTGGCAAAGGGCATCGCCTACGTGCCGCAGGGGCGGATGATCTTCCCCACCCTCACCGTCGAGGAGAACATCCACACCGGCCTGGAGAACGCCAAGGTCAAGAAGGTGCCCGACGAGATCTATGCGCTGTTCCCGGTGCTGTGGGACATGCGCCGGCGCAAGGGCGGCAACCTCTCCGGCGGCCAGCAGCAGCAGCTGGCGATCGCCCGCGCGCTCGTCACCGACCCCAAGGTGCTGCTGCTCGACGAACCCACCGAGGGCATCCAGCCCTCGATCATCAAGGACATCGCGAAGGCGCTCAACGAGATCCGCAAGATCCGCAAGATCACCATCGTCGTGTCCGAACAGGTCCTTTCCTTCGCGATGGACGTGGCCGACCGCCTGTTCGTCATCGAAGGCGGACGCCTCGTCCATGAAAGCGCGCGCGCCGACACCGACGAAGCCCACATCAAGCAGTTCCTCTCCGTGTAA
- the urtD gene encoding urea ABC transporter ATP-binding protein UrtD: protein MSNTDFVLAVEDLTVSFDGFKAIDSLNLYVDRGELRVVIGPNGAGKTTLLDLICGKTKASAGSIKFKNQEMTRLPEHMIVRAGIGRKFQTPSIYENLSVFKNLEVSFPRGRGVFGALGFKCDDAVQGKVDEVAGMIGLADRLDLEAGLLSHGQKQWLEIGMLLMQDPELLMLDEPIAGMSARERELTADLLKRICQNRSVIVIEHDMDFVARIAHKVTVMHQGKILAEGSMDKVQSDPKVIDVYLGH, encoded by the coding sequence ATGAGCAACACCGACTTCGTCCTCGCCGTGGAAGACCTGACGGTCTCCTTCGACGGCTTCAAGGCCATCGACAGCCTCAACCTCTACGTCGATCGCGGCGAGTTGCGCGTGGTCATCGGCCCCAACGGCGCCGGCAAGACCACCCTGCTCGACCTCATCTGCGGCAAGACCAAGGCCTCGGCCGGCAGCATCAAGTTCAAGAACCAGGAGATGACCCGGCTGCCCGAGCACATGATCGTGCGCGCCGGCATCGGGCGGAAGTTCCAGACCCCGTCCATCTACGAAAACCTCAGCGTGTTCAAGAACCTGGAGGTGTCCTTCCCGCGCGGTCGCGGCGTCTTCGGCGCGCTCGGCTTCAAGTGCGACGACGCCGTGCAGGGCAAGGTCGATGAGGTCGCCGGAATGATCGGCCTCGCCGACCGCCTCGACCTCGAGGCCGGCCTGCTGTCGCACGGCCAGAAGCAGTGGCTGGAGATCGGCATGCTGCTGATGCAGGACCCCGAGCTGCTGATGCTCGACGAGCCCATCGCCGGCATGAGCGCACGCGAGCGCGAACTGACCGCCGACCTGCTCAAGCGCATCTGCCAGAACCGGTCGGTGATCGTCATCGAGCACGACATGGATTTCGTCGCCCGCATCGCCCACAAGGTCACGGTGATGCACCAGGGAAAGATCCTCGCCGAAGGCTCGATGGACAAGGTCCAGTCCGATCCCAAGGTCATCGACGTCTATCTAGGCCACTGA
- the urtC gene encoding urea ABC transporter permease subunit UrtC yields the protein MDALKSWLGRSGLASVAILAVLLLVVFPLAMDTFRLNLVGKYLTYGFVAIGLVMLWGYGGVLSLGQGVFFGLGGYAMAMFLKLEASDPESTKIQSTPGIPDFMDWNQLTALPWWWEPFNSFGFTLFAVVAVPVLLAFVISYAMFKRRVGGVYFAIITQAVALILTVLIIGQQGYTGGVNGMTDLKTLMGWDIRTDEAKTLLYFLTAALLLGAILLCRWIQLSKLGTLLLAMRDKEDRVRFSGYDVSMFKVFAFCLAAALSAIGGAMFTLQVGFMSPSFVGIVPSIEMVIFAAVGGRMSLVGAVYGALLVNFGKTYFSETFPDLWLFLMAALFIGVVMAFPNGLAGLYESHVKPWLARRKQAPAPAGTGGEPPAPTAEPAPAHKPAAVATATPAAPASGPGLGAKVSSQSA from the coding sequence ATGGATGCACTCAAATCCTGGCTGGGACGCAGCGGCCTCGCCAGCGTCGCGATCCTCGCCGTCCTGCTGCTGGTGGTGTTCCCGCTGGCGATGGACACCTTCCGCCTGAACCTGGTGGGCAAGTACCTCACCTACGGATTCGTCGCCATCGGCCTCGTCATGCTGTGGGGCTACGGCGGCGTGCTGAGCCTGGGCCAGGGCGTGTTCTTCGGCCTCGGCGGCTACGCCATGGCCATGTTCCTGAAGCTCGAGGCCTCCGACCCCGAGAGCACGAAGATCCAATCCACCCCGGGCATCCCCGACTTCATGGACTGGAACCAGCTCACCGCGCTGCCGTGGTGGTGGGAGCCGTTCAACTCCTTCGGCTTCACGCTGTTCGCGGTGGTCGCGGTGCCGGTGCTGCTGGCCTTCGTCATCAGCTACGCGATGTTCAAGCGCCGCGTCGGCGGGGTGTATTTCGCCATCATCACCCAGGCGGTGGCGCTGATCCTGACCGTGCTCATCATCGGCCAGCAGGGCTACACCGGCGGCGTCAACGGCATGACCGATCTCAAGACGCTGATGGGCTGGGACATCCGCACCGACGAAGCCAAGACGCTGCTGTACTTCCTCACCGCCGCCCTGCTGCTCGGCGCCATCCTGCTGTGCCGCTGGATCCAGCTCAGCAAGCTCGGCACCCTGCTGCTGGCCATGCGCGACAAGGAAGACCGCGTGCGCTTCTCGGGCTACGACGTGTCGATGTTCAAGGTCTTCGCCTTCTGCCTGGCGGCCGCGCTGTCGGCCATCGGCGGCGCGATGTTCACGCTGCAGGTCGGCTTCATGTCGCCGTCCTTCGTCGGCATCGTGCCCTCGATCGAGATGGTGATCTTCGCCGCGGTGGGCGGGCGCATGAGCCTGGTGGGCGCGGTGTATGGCGCGCTGCTGGTCAATTTCGGCAAGACCTACTTCTCCGAGACCTTCCCCGACCTGTGGCTGTTCCTGATGGCGGCGCTCTTCATCGGCGTGGTCATGGCCTTCCCCAACGGCCTGGCCGGCCTCTACGAGAGCCACGTCAAGCCCTGGCTGGCGCGCCGCAAGCAGGCGCCCGCGCCGGCCGGCACCGGCGGCGAGCCGCCGGCCCCGACGGCCGAACCCGCGCCCGCCCACAAGCCGGCCGCGGTCGCCACCGCCACGCCCGCCGCCCCGGCCAGCGGTCCCGGCCTCGGCGCCAAGGTCAGCAGCCAGTCGGCCTGA